A single genomic interval of Gallus gallus isolate bGalGal1 chromosome 10, bGalGal1.mat.broiler.GRCg7b, whole genome shotgun sequence harbors:
- the DIS3L gene encoding DIS3-like exonuclease 1 isoform X4, which yields MEKWQTRSIYNAAVWYYNHCLGQMPVVMVTEDEDAIRQYGNETGGVFVISFKNYLDNFWPDLKAAHELFDSILQARREREIESQENNGKEYPEHLPMEVLEAGIKSGRYIQGALNVNKHRAQLEAFVRLQGFGSKETELQSDILIYGAKARNRAIHGDVVAVELLPSHEWKGRTVALCENETEDKAPADTTGDPMPTGKVVGIIQKNWRDYVVTFPSREECQSQGRNAQKILVTPWDYRIPKIRISTQQAEALQEYRVVVRIDSWESTSVYPNGHFVRVLGRIGDLEGEIAAILVENSITVAPFSEIQMNEMPVSSSKNPWKVNPEEEKKRLNLRDTHLIFSIDPKGCEDVDDALSVRTLPNGNLELGVHIADVTYFVAANSYTDIEARARATTYYLADRRYDMLPSVLSADICSLLSGVDRYAVSVLWELERESYEILRVCYNKSIIRSAYKLVYEVAQGLLDGDTSVVDDILELKDLDERTREKKLSELVWAISKLTDIARHIRAKRDSCGALELEGVEIRVQLDDKKNIHDLIPKQPLEVHETVAECMILANHWVAKKISESFPHQALLRQHPPPRQEFFTDLQECASAKGFAIDTRSNKALAESLDKADDPLDPIVNKLLRSMATQAMSNALYFSTGSCSEEEFHHYGLALDKYTHFTSPIRRYADIIVHRLLMAATLKETKDLKDKLFSNKDLEDLCKHINNRNRAAQHAQKQSTELFQCMYFKDKSPETDERCIADGVIYSIRTNGVLVFVPRYGIKGAAYMKNKEGLVLSCQGERSCEWKPGSLQRFQNRITSTTTTGESVTLSLFDHITVKILVQTSRCHADTIKLEIIKNTPYQTSATEVSKKNFGVVKSDLVREVTQSAEALSAQEKARSTVTEEQCVEYQEYCQTKGASLYQLLEEIRDLALLDVSADACSC from the exons ATGGAGAAGTGGCAGACCAG gagTATTTACAATGCAGCAGTTTGGTATTATAATCATTGCTTGGGTCAGATGCCAGTTGTTATGGTAACCGAAGATGAAGATGCTATCAGGCAGTACGGAAATGAAACAGGAGGAGTGTTTGTGATTTCCTTTAAG AACTACTTGGATAACTTTTGGCCTGATTTAAAGGCTGCTCACGAACTCTTTGACTCAATACTTCAAGCTCGGCGTGAACGGGAGATTGAAAGTCAAGAAAACAATGGGAAAGAATATCCTGAGCACTTACCCATGGAAGTATTGGAGGCTGGGATCAAATCTGGGAGGTACATACAG GGTGCACTGAATGTCAATAAGCACAGAGCACAACTGGAAGCTTTTGTTCGACTTCAGGGATTTGGCAGCAAAGAAACAG AGCTTCAAAGTGACATCCTTATTTATGGGGCCAAAGCTCGAAATCGTGCAATCCATGGTGATGTGGTAGCGGTGGAGTTACTCCCTTCCCATGAATGGAAAGGAAGGACTGTTGCCCTTTGTGAGAATGAGACTGAGGATAAAGCACCTGCAGACACCACTGGTGATCCCATGCCCACAG GTAAAGTTGTTGGAATCATTCAAAAGAACTGGAGGGATTATGTGGTCACTTTCCCCTCTAGAGAAGAGTGCCAGTCCCAAGGCAGAAATGCTCAGAAAATCCTTGTAACACCTTGGGACTACAGAATTCCCAAAATCCGGATCAGTACCCAGcaagcagaagcactgcag GAGTACAGAGTTGTTGTGCGCATTGATTCTTGGGAATCAACTTCTGTATATCCAAATGGACACTTTGTGAGAGTTTTAGGAAGAATTGGAGATCTCGAAGGGGAAATAGCAGCTATTCTGGTGGAGAACAGCATTACTGTTGCTCCCTTCTCAGAAATTCAG ATGAATGAAATGCCTGTGAGTTCTTCAAAGAATCCATGGAAAGTGAAtccagaggaggaaaaaaaacgtCTCAATTTGAGAGATACACACTTAATATTCAGCATTGACCCAAAAGGTTGTGAAGATGTGGATGATGCACTGTCCGTTAGAACTCTGCCTAATGGGAATCTAGAGCTAGGTGTCCACATTGCAGATGTGACCTATTTTGTGGCAGCAAATTCTTACACCGACATTGAGGCAAGAGCAAG GGCCACAACTTACTATTTAGCAGATCGTCGTTACGACATGCTGCCCTCTGTCCTGAGTGCTGACATATGCTCTCTTCTCAGTGGAGTTGATCG gtatGCTGTAAGTGTCTTGTGGGAACTAGAAAGAGAGTCATACGAGATACTGAGAGTCTGCTACAACAAAAGCATCATTCGATCTGCATACAAGCTAGTCTACGAAGTAGCACAGGGGTTATTAGATGGGGACACGAGTGTTGTCGATGATATCCTGGAACTGAAAGATTTGGATGAAAGAACGAGAGAGAAGAAATTGTCTGAACTGGTTTGGGCAATATCAAAACTCACCGATATAGCACGACACATTAGAGCTAAGCGGGACAGCTGCGGTGCTCTGGAACTAGAAGGGGTAGAAATCCGAGTGCAACtggatgataaaaaaaatattcatgatCTCATCCCCAAGCAGCCACTGGAAGTTCATGAGACTGTAGCAGAATGTATGATTCTTGCAAACCACTGGGTGGcaaaaaagatttcagaaagctttcctCATCAAGCTTTGTTACGTCAACATCCTCCACCACGACAGGAATTTTTTACTGACCTTCAAGAATGTGCCAGTGCCAAAGGTTTCGCAATAGACACACG GTCTAACAAAGCATTGGCTGAGTCCCTGGATAAAGCAGATGATCCATTGGATCCAATTGTAAATAAACTGTTGCGATCTATGGCTACTCAAGCAATGTCAAATGCACTGTACTTCTCAACTGGCTCTTGTTCTGAGGAAGAGTTTCATCATTATG GACTTGCTTTAGATAAGTACACTCATTTTACTTCTCCTATTAGAAGATATGCTGATATAATTGTCCACAGGCTCTTGATGGCAGCAACTCTGAAGGAAACTAAGGATCTTAAGGATAAACTATTCAGTAACAAGGATCTTGAGGACTTGTGCAAACACATTAATAACAGGAACAGG gcagcccagcatGCTCAGAAACAGTCTACTGAACTCTTTCAATGCATGTACTTCAAAGATAAAAGCCCAGAAACAGATGAGCGCTGCATAGCAGATGGAGTTATCTACTCAATTCGAACAAATGGTGTGCTTGTTTTTGTGCCAAG ATATGGAATCAAAGGTGCGGCttacatgaaaaacaaggaaggCTTAGTGCTCTCTTGTCAAGGTGAGAGAAGCTGTGAGTGGAAGCCTGGATCACTTCAACGGTTTCAAAACAGAATTACTTCCACTACAACCACTGGAGAATCGGTCACATTAAGCCTCTTTGATCACATTACA GTGAAAATACTTGTGCAGACTTCCCGCTGCCACGCTGACACAATCAAGCTTGAAATAATCAAGAACACCCCATACCAGACTTCAGCCACAGAAGTTTCCAAGAAGAATTTTGGTGTGGTGAAATCTGACTTAGTCAGAGAAGTCACTCAGTCTGCAGAAGCACTGAGTGCCCaggaaaaagcaagaagcaCAGTAACTGAGGAGCAATGTGTGGAGTATCAGGAGTACTGCCAGACAAAGGGAGCAAGCTTAtaccagctgctggaggagatcAGGGACTTGGCTCTATTAGATGTTTCAGCTGATGCGTGCAGTTGCTGA